Below is a window of Limnochordia bacterium DNA.
GTGGCAATAAAGACGCTCAGCCAATTGTAAATAGTGGAAGCCTGTACTAAAGATGAGTAAAAAGCAAGTTCCACTCCGCCTGTCTTTGAAGCTATACGAGGAGATCGCCGCCTGGGCCGAGGCTGACTTTCGATCTGTTAATGGGCAGATTGAGTATTTGCTGACAGAATGTGTGCGTCAAAGAAAAAAGAC
It encodes the following:
- a CDS encoding PTS ascorbate transporter subunit IIC, whose amino-acid sequence is MSKKQVPLRLSLKLYEEIAAWAEADFRSVNGQIEYLLTECVRQRKKTGKYLPENLNLQQAETDEY